The genomic segment TGGCAGAAGATATTTACGGTGAAAAATTTATTTCTTATTCTGCAGTGGCGATTTGCAATAAGGAGGACAAATCTTTTAACGTCATAACCCCTGAAGACACGCCTCTTCATTTATGTGAGAAACCCAACAAAGTTCTATTGGTTTTGAGAAACAAAAATGGAGAAGAGTTTTATGGAATTTTCTGCTATTATCATACTCCTTACGGCATAAAAATCATCAACGGAGAGAATATTCCACCGGGTGAATATATTGTGACAGGCGCATCAGACCAACAATTATATGCTTCTACATTAAAAATTTTCTGAAAGTTGCAGTTACATTTTACATTTTTCCTTTTAAATAGATCACAAAACTAATAGGATTAAATTTTTATTTAAATAATTATTAATTTACTTTCTCCCAAAATTTCTTTTAGTATTTTCGCCACAATTCTAAAACTTATGGAACATTCCATTTTATGGATATATACGGTTATCTTATTTTTGATTTTAATCGTTGCTGATTTATTGCTATACAATAAATACATCGGAGATAAAAAGCCGACATTCATCACTGCTGCTACCTGGAGTATCATTTGGATCAGCATTGGTTTGTCATTTTCCATTTTCATTTATTATGCATATGAAAATCATTGGTTTGGACTGTATCTCAACGATAAAAAAGATATATCCGGCACAAATGCGGCATTGACATATATTTCGGCATTTTTAATTGAGGAATCATTGAGTGTAGACAATTTGTTTGTGATGGCGATGATCTTCGAAATGTTTAATATACCGGTAAGATATCAACATAATGTACTTTATTTGGGAATTTTAGGAGCCATTATTTTCAGAGCGATATTTATCATTGCCGGAATTAAACTTTTATCTCTTTTCACCTGGACATTTTATATTTTCGGCGCATTGTTGTTGTATTCGTCCTACAAAATGCTCACTCAAAAAAACGAAGATTTCAACATTAAAGATTCGCGAATTTATCAATGGATTGTTTCAAAATTTCGCATTACAGACAAATTATACAGAAACAAACTATTTGTTAAACTTAAAGATAATAAAGTTTATGCCACTCCTTTATTTTTGGCTTTATTAGCCATCGAAATGTCCGATTTGATATTTGCCGTGGATTCAATACCTGCAGTATTTGCCATAACCACCGATTCTTATATCGCTTTTACCTCCAACATCTTGGCTGTAATGGGATTACGTTCTATCTATTTTGTTTTGGCCTATATGGTCCTAAATTTTGATTATCTTCACTACAGTTTGGCTGCCATTCTGGCATTTATCGGCTTTAAATTAATCGTTCATCATTGGTTTATAGTTCCTGTTGAACTTACATTAAGTATCATTGTAGTATTTTTGTTGGCAGGAATTATTTATTCAAAAATCAAAACATCCAAAGAATGAAAAGAATACTGATTGCCAACCGTGGAGAAATTGCCTTGCGTGTGATGCGTACATGCAAAGAAATGGGCATTGAAACCATTGCTGTTTTCTCTGAAGCCGACCGTAAAGCTCCCTTTGTTAAGTATGCCGATTTTGCCGAATGCATAGGTCCGGCACCATCAGCCCAATCATATCTCAACATGGATAAAATCATTGAAGTGGCAAAAAAATATCGGGCCGATGGCATACATCCCGGATATGGATTTTTATCGGAAAATCCCATCTTTGCTGAGAAAGTAACCCAAGCGGGCATAAAATTCATTGGTCCGTCGGCGGAAGCCATACGCATCATGGGAAGTAAAATAGAAGCAAAAAAAGCTGCAAAAAAATATAATGTGCCACTTGTTCCCGGTACCGAAGAAGCCATTCAATCATTGGACGAAGCGATTGACATTGCAAAACAAACAGGTTTTCCTTTGTTGATCAAGGCCTCGGCAGGTGGCGGTGGGAAAGGTATGCGCATCGTTCATAACGCAGAAGAACTGCCCGAACAACTACAAAGAGCCATTAGTGAAGCTCAGGCCGCATTCGGCGATGGTTCGGTTTTCATCGAAAGGTATATAACCAATCCGAAACACATAGAAATCCAAATTTTGGCCGACGAACATGGTAATTATGTGTATTTGTTCGAACGTGAATGTTCTATTCAACGCCGGCATCAAAAGGTGATTGAAGAAGCCCCCT from the Vicingaceae bacterium genome contains:
- a CDS encoding membrane protein is translated as MEHSILWIYTVILFLILIVADLLLYNKYIGDKKPTFITAATWSIIWISIGLSFSIFIYYAYENHWFGLYLNDKKDISGTNAALTYISAFLIEESLSVDNLFVMAMIFEMFNIPVRYQHNVLYLGILGAIIFRAIFIIAGIKLLSLFTWTFYIFGALLLYSSYKMLTQKNEDFNIKDSRIYQWIVSKFRITDKLYRNKLFVKLKDNKVYATPLFLALLAIEMSDLIFAVDSIPAVFAITTDSYIAFTSNILAVMGLRSIYFVLAYMVLNFDYLHYSLAAILAFIGFKLIVHHWFIVPVELTLSIIVVFLLAGIIYSKIKTSKE